The genome window GCCAAAGGACTTAGGCTAGGGATAATAGGCGGTGAACACGGTAAGTCAGATAAAATATCTTTTGATGAAAGTAAAAATCTCGTTATTTGCCCAATGCCATATGACCAATCATTTATGGAAGTTTTCTATAATGCATGGATAATAATTAAACAACTCATAGCAGCAGACATGCGAATGCCACGGAGCGATTTTCTATCACAATCCCATGAGAAGTATATCGCCGAAAAAGTCGTAGAAAAAAGGGAAATGAAAATCGTAGATTTCATCCAATATCTGGATGCAATATCGCAACCTGAATTGCTCATTAGCGAGACAGAAATTGTGGATTCTACCAATGTAGACGGAACTGGAGCATCAAGCAGCGTCACTGTAGCTCCAATTGCCAGGTTGCCTTTGACGTAACAAGAAAAGACAACAGCCAGTTCAAGCTGACAAACGAGACAAGAACGTTTGCTGCTTAACTTAATGTTAAGCCGACACAACCAACTATGAAATTTGAATTAGAACAATATAACCGTGACGTACCCGACGAATTGTTGTTGGACGATCTTCAACTAGTCGCGCGAAAACTAAACAAAAAAACTCTAACAATGGAAGAATATGTCAAACTTGGGAGATTTCATTGCAATACATTGAGTCGACGATTTGGGAGTTGGATTAAGGCTTTGGAAAAAGCTGGACTTTCTACAAAAAGAAAGAACACTGCCGTCAGCAAAGCAGACATTATTTCTGATTTAAAGTTTACGGCGCGCAAATTGAATAAGAGCTCGCTTACATGTAACGAATATATTGATAACGGCAAGCATAGACCTGCTGCCGTACAAAGCAAATTCGGTTCATGGAATAATGGACTAAAAGCTGCTGGTTTATCTCCTGTGAAAATCTCGTATTTCACAAATGAAGAATTATTTCATAACCTTGAAGAAGTATGGATAAGGCTTGGAAGACAGCCCAAATACGGGGAAATCCAAAAGCCTCTTTCTAAGCATTCAAGCGGTACCTATGAACACAGGTTTGGCACATGGAGAAAAGCTCTTCGGGCATTTGTTGAATACATTAACGACGAGGAGCAAGTTCAACTGAAAGATGATCAGGATATTGAAAGTCATACTTACCTAAAAAAAGAAGAGCTCAATATCTATAAACATAAAACACAAAGAAATATTAGTGATAGATTAAAAGTGCATGTATTAATTAAAGATGGCAATAAATGTAAGCTTTGTGGCATCACGGTTACAGGCAAGGATATACATTTTGATCACATAAAACCGTGGTCAAAGGGCGGCGAAACAGTTTTAGAAAACTTGCAAGTATTATGTGCTGAACATAACCTTGCAAAGGGTAATTTAGATGTGAGTGAATAATCAAAATATATCCTTGCCACCTAACCATATCAGGTCGGGTAGAACAGAATGAAACCCGTCACAAAGATCCGCACTTAACTATGCCGTCGTGAGTGTCGCTGCAAAACGCGTCCCTCACGTTGTTATACAGCAACAGAGGAGCTTACATGTATTTTAATTCCGCGGAA of Nitrospirota bacterium contains these proteins:
- a CDS encoding HNH endonuclease; this encodes MKFELEQYNRDVPDELLLDDLQLVARKLNKKTLTMEEYVKLGRFHCNTLSRRFGSWIKALEKAGLSTKRKNTAVSKADIISDLKFTARKLNKSSLTCNEYIDNGKHRPAAVQSKFGSWNNGLKAAGLSPVKISYFTNEELFHNLEEVWIRLGRQPKYGEIQKPLSKHSSGTYEHRFGTWRKALRAFVEYINDEEQVQLKDDQDIESHTYLKKEELNIYKHKTQRNISDRLKVHVLIKDGNKCKLCGITVTGKDIHFDHIKPWSKGGETVLENLQVLCAEHNLAKGNLDVSE